The Daucus carota subsp. sativus chromosome 9, DH1 v3.0, whole genome shotgun sequence genome window below encodes:
- the LOC108200534 gene encoding 7-deoxyloganetin glucosyltransferase, with protein sequence MTEQIVGMGSMSEASNKPHAVCIPYPAQGHINPMLKLAKLLHHKGFHISFVNTDFNRNRLIKAGGPGALDGLPDFRFYSIPDGLPPSDPDATQDIPSLCKYTPINCSAPFSNLIKELNDSSGSGVPPVTCIVSDGIMAFTLKAAEQFGIPVVLFWTTSACGLLAYMQYHQLVERGYTPLKDASDVTNGYLDTKIDWAPGMKDMRLKDFPSFIRTTDPNDFMLNFVITETALLPKADALILNTFDALEQDVLDAISATQPHTYSIGPLHSMMNQIQDKRLMSISSSLWKEEVISCVEWLDKKEPNSVVYVNFGSITVMTANQLTEFAWGLANSKKHFLWIVRPDIIAGDNAMVPPEFLTETSERGMLASWCSQEQVLMHPAIGGFLTHSGWNSTLESIASGVPVICWPFFAEQQTNCKYSCVDWGIGMEIDNDVKRDEVKELVRELMDGEKGKKLKKNALEWKKKAEAAASPAGSASLNLDKLIKEVLIAK encoded by the exons ATGACAGAACAAATAGTTGGCATGGGTTCAATGTCAGAAGCAAGCAATAAGCCTCATGCCGTGTGCATTCCATACCCTGCACAAGGCCACATAAATCCAATGCTAAAACTAGCCAAACTCCTTCATCACAAAGGCTTTCATATCTCATTCGTCAACACAGACTTCAACCGCAATCGTCTGATCAAAGCTGGAGGTCCGGGAGCCCTTGATGGCTTGCCAGACTTCCGGTTTTACTCTATCCCTGACGGCCTCCCACCCTCGGACCCTGATGCAACTCAGGACATTCCTTCCCTGTGCAAGTACACTCCAATCAACTGCAGTGCGCCTTTCAGCAACCTTATTAAGGAACTCAATGATTCTTCGGGCTCTGGAGTACCACCAGTGACTTGTATTGTTTCTGATGGGATCATGGCCTTCACTCTCAAAGCTGCTGAGCAGTTTGGTATTCCTGTAGTGCTGTTTTGGACAACAAGCGCCTGCGGCCTCCTGGCGTATATGCAGTATCACCAACTTGTTGAAAGAGGCTATACGCCGCTAAAAG ATGCAAGCGATGTCACAAATGGCTACTTAGATACGAAAATTGATTGGGCTCCAGGAATGAAAGACATGAGATTGAAGGACTTTCCAAGTTTCATCAGAACTACTGACCCAAATGATTTCATGCTCAACTTCGTTATAACTGAGACTGCTCTGCTTCCTAAAGCTGATGCGCTTATTTTAAACACATTCGACGCTCTTGAACAGGACGTTCTGGACGCCATTTCCGCCACTCAACCTCATACTTACAGCATTGGGCCGCTGCACTCAATGATGAACCAAATTCAGGACAAGAGACTTATGTCCATCAGCTCGAGTTTATGGAAAGAAGAGGTTATTAGCTGCGTCGAATGGCTTGACAAAAAGGAGCCAAACTCAGTTGTGTATGTGAATTTTGGTAGCATCACTGTCATGACTGCAAACCAGCTGACTGAATTTGCATGGGGCTTAGCCAATAGCAAGAAACACTTCTTGTGGATTGTGAGGCCCGATATAATTGCTGGAGACAACGCGATGGTGCCCCCGGAGTTTTTGACTGAGACTAGTGAAAGAGGCATGCTGGCAAGCTGGTGCTCTCAAGAACAAGTCCTGATGCACCCTGCCATTGGAGGGTTCTTGACACATAGTGGCTGGAATTCGACTCTCGAGAGCATTGCTAGTGGTGTGCCAGTAATCTGCTGGCCTTTCTTCGCTGAGCAACAGACGAATTGTAAGTACAGTTGTGTGGACTGGGGAATCGGAATGGAAATAGATAATGATGTCAAGAGAGACGAAGTGAAAGAGTTGGTGAGAGAGCTAATGGATGGTGAGAAGGGaaagaaattgaagaagaaTGCATTGGAGTGGAAAAAGAAAGCTGAAGCAGCTGCTAGCCCTGCTGGTTCTGCATCACTAAATTTAGACAAGTTGATTAAGGAGGTGCTCATAGCAAAGTAG
- the LOC108202853 gene encoding chaperone protein dnaJ A7A, chloroplastic has product MAIIPCGSTWVARCGVQPQIVIRGSATNKLSTHSLRFSRIRALAPTSSAMFSQDSLSTLFNSGSQKSPCHRKGTRLIVRASADFYDVLGVSKNSSKSEIKSAYRKLARSYHPDVNKEAGAEAKFKEISNAYEVLSDDEKRSIYDRYGEAGLKGSGMGTGDFSNPFDLFESLFEGMGGMGGGGGRGSRSRATEGEDQIYNLVLNFKEAVFGIEKEIEITRLESCGTCNGSGAKPGSSPTRCSTCGGQGQVVQSARTPLGVFQQVMTCSSCGGTGEISSPCNTCSGEGRVRKSKRISLKVPAGVDGGSRLRVRSEGNAGKRGGPPGDLFVLIDVMPDPVLKRDDTNILYTSKISYIDAILGTTMKVPTVDGMVDLKVPAGTQPGTTLVMAKKGVPFLNKSNRRGDQLVRVQVEIPKRLSGEERKLIEELSNLNDAKALNSSSASRR; this is encoded by the exons ATGGCAATTATTCCTTGTGGAAGCACATGGGTTGCCCGTTGTGGAGTTCAACCTCAAATAGTAATAAGAGGTTCAGCCACAAACAAGTTATCAACACATTCTCTTCG CTTCTCCAGGATACGAGCATTGGCACCAACTAGTTCAGCCATGTTTTCTCAAGATTCCTTAAGTACACTATTTAACAGTGGATCGCAAAAGAGTCCATGTCATCGTAAGGGAACTCGTCTCATTGTTAGAGCAAGTGCT GATTTCTATGATGTTCTCGGTGTGTCGAAGAATTCTAGCAAATCAGAAATCAAGAGTG CATATCGGAAGCTTGCCAGGAGTTACCACCCTGACGTGAACAA GGAGGCTGGTGCAGAAGCAAAATTTAAGGAAATAAGCAATGCCTATGAG GTTCTATCAGATGATGAAAAGCGCTCCATATATGATAGGTATGGGGAGGCTGGACTTAAAGGTTCTGGAATGGGAACTGGG GATTTCAGCAACCCCTTCGATCTTTTTGAGTCATTATTTGAAGGCATGGGTGGCATGGGTGGTGGGGGAGGAAGAGGCTCTCGAAGTAGGGCAACTGAAGGTGAAGACCAGATTTACAAtcttgttttaaatttcaagGAAGCTGTTTTCGGGATTGAAAAAGAGATTGAAATAACTCGACTTGAGAGCTGTGGCACATGTAATGGTTCCGGTGCCAAGCCAGGGAGTAGTCCAACCAGATGTAGCACTTGTGGCGGGCAAGGGCAAGTTGTCCAATCGGCTAGAACTCCACTCGGTGTCTTCCAGCAGGTGATGACCTGCTCCTCTTGTGGTGGAACTGGGGAAATTTCTAGCCCTTGCAATACCTGTAGCGGAGAGGGCCGGGTGAGGAAGTCAAAGAGGATTAGCCTGAAAGTCCCTGCTGGTGTAGATGGTGGCAGTCGTCTGAGAGTCCGGTCCGAAGGTAATGCAGGAAAGAGAGGGGGACCTCCCGGCGATCTATTTGTGCTCATTGATGTAATGCCAGATCCAGTACTAAAACGTGATGACACGAATATTCTTTACACTAGCAAGATTTCCTACATTGATGCTATATTAGGAACAACGATGAAGGTTCCCACAGTTGATGGGATGGTAGATCTGAAGGTTCCTGCGGGTACCCAACCAGGCACAACTTTAGTGATGGCAAAAAAAGGTGTACCTTTtctaaacaaaagcaacaggaGGGGCGATCAATTGGTGAGAGTGCAAGTGGAGATACCCAAGCGCTTAAGCGGGGAAGAGAGGAAACTAATTGAAGAACTTTCTAACCTGAATGATGCCAAAGCTCTCAACAGCAGTAGCGCCAGTAGGAGGTAA
- the LOC108200204 gene encoding lysine-specific histone demethylase 1 homolog 1 has protein sequence MDPSITTPSYQFQLLGNNPHDLSLSGNEPPQEIPNSGDQPAEILVYGSDPLQEFPISGDPPAEISVCGNNPPPEISVSDYPDENMNNLTSGEDRTEIVALPEDNPAGSGEPQLKKRRRRKKQFPEMISSAAAVSGFRVMRPKSTPTTTTADDEFEELADHSLSKSRRRRISDLAKEVDVEAMIAISVGFTVDSLTEEEIEANVVSQIGGIEQANYIVVRNHILARWRSNVDVWLTKDHALESIRAEHRSLVNSAYAFLLNHGYINFGLSPAIKEVKCRPVEGRYRGDVIVIGAGLSGLVAARQLIYLGFKVAVLEGRARPGGRVRSKKMTGEGVKSDIVAAADLGGSVLTGINGNPLGVLARQLGLPLHKVRDICPLYLPDGKTVNSKMDTRVEISFNKLLDRVCKLRQTMMDEVKSADVSLGTVLEAFRRVYGVADDPQERMLLDWHLANLEYANATLMSNLSMAFWDQDDPYEMGGDHCFIPGGNETFIRALMEGIPIFYDQMVESIHYGSDGVLVYAGGKQYQADMVLCTVPLGVLKKGTIEFVPELPQRKRDAISRLGFGLLNKVAILFPYDFWGGEIDTFGHLTEESSTRGEFFLFYSYSSVSGGPLLIALVAGEAAIKFEQMSPIEAVNKVLEVLKGIFNPKGIAVPEPLQAVCTRWGQDHFTYGSYSYVAIGSSGDDYDVLAESVDGRLFFAGEATNKQYPATMHGAFLSGMREAANMLRVATRRSAVQAEKQNTVTDEHSDLDRLFETPDLRFGSFNCLFDPSSSDPESTILLRVAFEGEKSYSGVLHLYGLIKRRQVMELSNVDGDFDTMRMLRDFGVKLVGRKTLCSTAESLITCIKLGRSSLN, from the coding sequence ATGGACCCTTCAATTACAACCCCTTCTTATCAATTTCAACTTTTAGGCAATAACCCACATGATCTTTCACTTTCCGGCAATGAGCCACCTCAAGAAATCCCAAATTCCGGCGATCAACCGGCCGAAATCTTAGTTTACGGTAGCGACCCGCTTCAAGAATTCCCAATTTCCGGCGACCCACCGGCCGAAATCTCAGTTTGTGGCAACAACCCACCTCCGGAAATATCAGTTTCTGATTACCCAGATGAAAATATGAACAATTTGACATCTGGGGAGGATAGAACTGAGATTGTTGCTTTGCCGGAGGATAATCCGGCGGGTTCCGGCGAACCCCAATTGAAGAAGCGCCGGCGCAGGAAGAAGCAGTTCCCGGAGATGATATCTTCGGCAGCTGCTGTCTCGGGTTTTCGAGTAATGCGCCCGAAATCAACCCCAACTACTACTACTGCTGATGATGAATTTGAAGAGCTTGCTGATCATTCTTTGTCGAAGTCTCGTCGTAGGAGGATTTCTGATTTGGCCAAAGAGGTTGATGTGGAGGCGATGATTGCAATTTCTGTTGGGTTTACTGTTGATTCGCTCACGGAGGAAGAGATTGAAGCCAATGTAGTATCTCAAATTGGAGGGATTGAGCAAGCTAATTATATTGTTGTTAGGAATCATATTCTGGCACGGTGGAGATCGAATGTTGATGTTTGGCTTACTAAAGATCATGCTCTTGAGTCGATTCGAGCTGAGCATAGGAGTCTTGTCAATTCGGCTTACGCGTTTTTGTTAAACCatggttatataaattttggacTTTCTCCTGCTATCAAAGAAGTGAAATGTAGACCGGTGGAAGGGAGATATAGGGGTGATGTTATTGTGATTGGTGCTGGATTATCGGGTTTAGTGGCAGCTAGACAATTGATCTATTTGGGGTTTAAAGTTGCAGTCTTGGAAGGTAGGGCTCGACCTGGTGGGAGGGTTAGGAGCAAAAAGATGACAGGAGAAGGCGTGAAATCAGATATTGTTGCAGCTGCTGATCTTGGTGGGAGTGTGTTGACTGGAATTAATGGGAATCCATTAGGAGTTTTGGCTAGACAGTTGGGACTGCCACTACACAAGGTGAGAGATATTTGTCCTCTTTATTTGCCTGACGGTAAGACTGTAAATTCTAAAATGGATACTCGTGTTGAAATTTCATTTAATAAGTTGTTAGATAGGGTCTGTAAGCTTAGGCAGACAATGATGGATGAGGTTAAATCAGCTGATGTTTCGTTAGGGACTGTGTTAGAGGCCTTTAGAAGAGTGTATGGAGTTGCTGATGATCCCCAGGAGCGAATGCTGTTGGACTGGCATTTGGCAAACCTTGAATATGCCAATGCAACTTTGATGTCAAATTTGTCAATGGCATTTTGGGATCAGGATGATCCGTATGAAATGGGTGGTGATCATTGTTTCATTCCTGGTGGAAATGAGACGTTTATCAGGGCACTAATGGAGGGCATTCCCATTTTCTATGACCAGATGGTTGAGAGCATACATTATGGAAGTGATGGTGTTTTGGTGTACGCTGGAGGGAAACAGTATCAGGCAGATATGGTTTTGTGCACAGTGCCGTTGGGTGTGTTAAAGAAGGGAACAATTGAGTTTGTCCCTGAGCTTCCACAGAGAAAGCGGGATGCTATTAGTAGATTAGGATTTGGGTTGTTGAACAAGGTTGCGATCCTTTTTCCCTATGATTTTTGGGGTGGGGAGATAGATACTTTTGGGCATTTGACAGAGGAGTCAAGCACCAGGGGTGAATTCTTTTTGTTCTACAGTTACTCTTCTGTATCTGGAGGCCCACTTCTTATCGCTCTTGTGGCTGGGGAAGCTGCAATCAAATTCGAACAGATGTCTCCTATAGAAGCTGTGAATAAGGTTTTGGAGGTCTTGAAGGGTATATTTAATCCGAAAGGGATTGCTGTTCCTGAGCCGCTGCAGGCTGTTTGTACTCGTTGGGGACAAGATCATTTTACATATGGATCTTATTCTTACGTTGCAATTGGCTCCTCAGGAGATGATTATGATGTCCTGGCAGAAAGTGTAGATGGAAGACTTTTCTTTGCAGGAGAAGCTACTAACAAACAATATCCCGCCACAATGCATGGAGCTTTTCTTAGTGGGATGAGAGAGGCTGCTAATATGCTGAGAGTTGCTACGAGGAGGTCAGCGGTTCAAGCTGAAAAGCAGAATACTGTTACTGACGAACATAGTGATTTAGATAGATTATTTGAGACCCCAGACCTTAGATTCGGaagttttaattgtttatttgaTCCTAGTTCAAGCGATCCTGAATCAACTATTTTGTTACGAGTTGCGTTCGAAGGCGAAAAATCATATTCAGGAGTTCTGCATCTTTATGGTTTAATCAAGAGGAGGCAAGTTATGGAACTGAGTAATGTAGACGGAGATTTTGACACGATGAGAATGTTGAGAGATTTTGGGGTGAAACTTGTCGGGAGAAAAACTTTATGCAGCACAGCTGAATCTCTCATCACCTGCATTAAACTAGGCAGATCCAGCCTAAACTGA